A DNA window from Ranitomeya imitator isolate aRanImi1 chromosome 2, aRanImi1.pri, whole genome shotgun sequence contains the following coding sequences:
- the ADO gene encoding 2-aminoethanethiol dioxygenase: MPRDEMNSLIQKIARQARLTFRGAGGSGGDGKSFAENVAQLRKLVSEVRAEDLQIRPRKSAQAPVPAPHSPPVTYMHICETDGFSMGVFLLKGGSSIPLHDHPGMHGMLKVLYGKVRISGFDKTETPPPGDPGAVLRAVLRSTGEYSDSSPPCLLSPHRDNLHQISAVDGPAAFLDILAPPYDPDDGRDCHYYKLLPPGQAPSSASPEQSAAGAAEASGVHPREVWLLEIPQPDDFWCGGEPYPGPKVSV, from the coding sequence ATGCCGAGGGATGAGATGAACTCCCTGATCCAGAAGATCGCCCGCCAGGCCCGGCTGACGTTCCGCGGTGCTGGCGGCAGCGGCGGGGACGGGAAGAGCTTTGCGGAGAACGTGGCGCAGCTGAGGAAGCTGGTGAGCGAGGTCCGGGCCGAGGACCTACAGATCCGCCCGCGGAAGAGCGCGCAGGCCCCGGTGCCCGCGCCGCACAGCCCGCCCGTCACCTACATGCACATCTGCGAGACGGACGGCTTCTCCATGGGGGTGTTCCTGCTGAAGGGCGGCTCCAGCATCCCGCTGCACGACCACCCGGGGATGCACGGCATGCTCAAGGTGCTCTACGGGAAGGTGCGCATCAGCGGCTTCGACAAGACGGAGACGCCGCCTCCCGGGGATCCCGGCGCCGTGCTGCGGGCCGTGCTGCGCTCCACCGGCGAGTACAGCGACAGCAGCCCGCCCTGCCTGCTCAGCCCGCACCGGGACAACCTGCACCAGATCAGCGCCGTGGACGGGCCCGCCGCCTTCCTGGACATCCTGGCCCCGCCGTACGACCCTGACGACGGCCGGGACTGCCACTACTACAAGCTGCTGCCGCCGGGCCAGGCCCCGTCCTCCGCCTCCCCGGAGCAGAGCGCGGCCGGCGCCGCCGAGGCCTCCGGGGTCCACCCGCGGGAAGTGTGGCTGCTGGAAATCCCCCAACCGGACGACTTCTGGTGCGGGGGCGAGCCCTACCCGGGGCCCAAAGTGTCTGTGTGA